One window of the Pieris rapae chromosome 11, ilPieRapa1.1, whole genome shotgun sequence genome contains the following:
- the LOC110995578 gene encoding mitochondrial inner membrane protease ATP23 homolog: MNAESSSPPPSQNKADTESGKKDDPQGEAWGYDLYPERRGTFTPKITNILLGKEGKESIEKFKCEKNVYHCVKNSPIVKTMMAALKSSGCPIDIRRHISCEVCDYSVSGGYDPQLNQIVVCQNVSTRKGMVQGVLTHEMIHLFDYCRNQLDFKNMEHLACTEIRAANLTHCSFVSAWSQGDASWGKIKKAHEDCVKTKALYSVLAVRQIGKVDAVAVIEKVFPKCYNDMEPIGRRIRRNSEDIFRVQRDASYYGYT; encoded by the exons ATGAACGCAGAGTCTTCGTCGCCACCGCCATCTCAAAATAAGGCAGATACAGAATCGGGGAAAAAAGATGATCCTCAAGGGGAAGCTTGGGGTTACGATTTGTATCCTGAAAGGAGAGGAACATTTACTCCAAAAATaaccaatatattattaggaaAAGAGGGTAAAGAGAGCATAGAAAAGTTTAAATgcgaaaaaaatgtttaccattgtgtaaaaaata gtcCAATTGTGAAAACGATGATGGCAGCTCTCAAAAGTTCTGGTTG TCCTATTGATATTAGAAGACACATATCATGTGAAGTTTGTGACTATTCTGTTAGTGGCGGGTATGATCCTCAGTTGAATcaa ATTGTAGTATGCCAAAACGTATCTACAAGAAAAGGAATGGTACAAGGTGTATTGACCCATGAAATGATCCATTTGTTTGACTATTGTCGAAACCAATTGGATTTCAAAAATATGGAACATTTAGCATGCACAGAGATTAGAGCAGCTAACTTGACTCACTGTTCTTTTGTGAGTGCATGGTCACAAGGAGATGCTTCTTGggggaaaataaaaaaggcacacgag GATTGTGTTAAAACTAAAGCATTGTATTCAGTACTTGCTGTAAGACAAATTGGGAAAGTAGATGCAGTTGCTGTAATTGAGAAAGTTTTTCCAAAGTGCTACAATGATATGGAGCCCATTGGCCGCAGGATACGAAGAAACTCTGAAGACATATTCAGAGTACAAAGAGACGCATCATATTAtggttatacataa
- the LOC123689545 gene encoding protein-lysine N-methyltransferase EEF2KMT isoform X1 → MTSNTEEETAIYKLAKCFYNGFYTFYLSPHELESLTWSAQEKLLNLTLNNNLLKMYPVSSNFCRLYLKNILKCLEGRQDVHENIYDYLCTIMSNKQGIDDFYYRHYVIGRNFSQIVTLKESNNMVVNGTTGMKTWEAARLLTDWILMNKKFFYNKKILELGSGIGFTGITVTKFCDPTSVTLTDCHEDVLNAINENIVINFPLTSRRLAKEYTEYDVDGKLIRVMMLDWNDIDQIEVPDIPDIIIGADIVYDPYILEPLCKVLQSFFLRNKSISAFIACVIRNEETFNKFIQTLADYNMKEEKLYMPENINLEWDPRVNQCIVKINLNDTYSVFLINALSIAFFFGGRCYVRRIYHLSLGPPYTCPLGGANRATGGS, encoded by the exons ATGACGAGTAACACAGAAGAAGAAACCGCTATTTACAAATTAGCCAAATGTTTTTACAATGGATTctatacgttttatttaagc CCGCATGAATTAGAGTCCTTAACATGGTCTGCACAAGAAAAGCTTCTTaacttaacattaaataataatcttttaaaaatgtatccagTAAGCAGCAATTTCTGTAggttatacttaaaaaatattttgaaatgtttagaGGGAAGGCAAGATGTTCATGAAAACATCTATGACTACCTCTGTACCATAATGAGTAACAAACAAGGAATAGATGATTTTTACTATAGACATTATGTTATTGGGAGAAATTTTAGCCAAATTGTTACTTTGAAGGAATCAAATAATATGGTTGTTAATGGAACTACAGGAATGAAAACTTGggag GCAGCTCGTTTATTGACAGATTGGATTCTTAtgaacaaaaaatttttttataataaaaaaatattagaattggGCTCTGGCATTGGTTTTACTGGCATAACTGTTACAAAGTTCTGTGACCCTACTTCTGTAACATTAACTGATTGCCATGAAGATGTTTTAAAtgcaattaatgaaaatatagtaataaacttTCCTCTAACAAGTCGAAGACTAGCAAAAGAATATACAGAATATGATGTTGATGGCAAATTGATAa gaGTAATGATGTTAGACTGGAATGATATTGATCAAATAGAAGTTCCAGACATTCCAGATATTATTATAGGTGCAGATATAGTATATGATCCATATATATTAGAGCCTCTATGTAAGGTCCTACAATCTTTTTTCCTGAGGAATAAATCCATAAGTGCCTTCATAGCATGTGTTATAAGAAAtgaagaaacatttaataaatttatccaaACCTTAG CTGACTATAAtatgaaagaagaaaaattatatatgccagaaaatattaatttagagtGGGATCCCAGAGTTAATCAgtgtattgttaaaataaatttaaatgatacctattccgtttttttaataaacgccCTGTCTATCGCATTTTTTTTTGGGGGACGATGTTACGTCCGAAGGATTTACCACCTTTCCCTAGGCCCACCATACACGTGTCCCCTGGGTGGTGCCAATCGAGCAACAGGCGGCAGTTAA
- the LOC123689545 gene encoding protein-lysine N-methyltransferase EEF2KMT isoform X2 has protein sequence MYPVSSNFCRLYLKNILKCLEGRQDVHENIYDYLCTIMSNKQGIDDFYYRHYVIGRNFSQIVTLKESNNMVVNGTTGMKTWEAARLLTDWILMNKKFFYNKKILELGSGIGFTGITVTKFCDPTSVTLTDCHEDVLNAINENIVINFPLTSRRLAKEYTEYDVDGKLIRVMMLDWNDIDQIEVPDIPDIIIGADIVYDPYILEPLCKVLQSFFLRNKSISAFIACVIRNEETFNKFIQTLADYNMKEEKLYMPENINLEWDPRVNQCIVKINLNDTYSVFLINALSIAFFFGGRCYVRRIYHLSLGPPYTCPLGGANRATGGS, from the exons atgtatccagTAAGCAGCAATTTCTGTAggttatacttaaaaaatattttgaaatgtttagaGGGAAGGCAAGATGTTCATGAAAACATCTATGACTACCTCTGTACCATAATGAGTAACAAACAAGGAATAGATGATTTTTACTATAGACATTATGTTATTGGGAGAAATTTTAGCCAAATTGTTACTTTGAAGGAATCAAATAATATGGTTGTTAATGGAACTACAGGAATGAAAACTTGggag GCAGCTCGTTTATTGACAGATTGGATTCTTAtgaacaaaaaatttttttataataaaaaaatattagaattggGCTCTGGCATTGGTTTTACTGGCATAACTGTTACAAAGTTCTGTGACCCTACTTCTGTAACATTAACTGATTGCCATGAAGATGTTTTAAAtgcaattaatgaaaatatagtaataaacttTCCTCTAACAAGTCGAAGACTAGCAAAAGAATATACAGAATATGATGTTGATGGCAAATTGATAa gaGTAATGATGTTAGACTGGAATGATATTGATCAAATAGAAGTTCCAGACATTCCAGATATTATTATAGGTGCAGATATAGTATATGATCCATATATATTAGAGCCTCTATGTAAGGTCCTACAATCTTTTTTCCTGAGGAATAAATCCATAAGTGCCTTCATAGCATGTGTTATAAGAAAtgaagaaacatttaataaatttatccaaACCTTAG CTGACTATAAtatgaaagaagaaaaattatatatgccagaaaatattaatttagagtGGGATCCCAGAGTTAATCAgtgtattgttaaaataaatttaaatgatacctattccgtttttttaataaacgccCTGTCTATCGCATTTTTTTTTGGGGGACGATGTTACGTCCGAAGGATTTACCACCTTTCCCTAGGCCCACCATACACGTGTCCCCTGGGTGGTGCCAATCGAGCAACAGGCGGCAGTTAA
- the LOC110995583 gene encoding S1 RNA-binding domain-containing protein 1, with product MEKAKKVVRKRKLANNEESDNVKKIPNKKTKTLKEQTAIEEYNNVDVEDDKTIKSLDNVWNEAEMLSCKEKLPKLLAERFIKLLTEGCTLPFIARYRKEAIGHLLPDRLQEIFDSYQCINHFKKKVKSVLETLKKCKKLTPEVEKSILNARNLSELDLVYSPLKSHSLSLAERARNLGIEPYAIKALNGEYIDLQLLCNGSDELSTVDKVETHITHIIADIIYKDTRVLEEMRKLKEETKFTLQSSRTKSSTKDTKKDANKKYDTKSDPDTYKLYFEWKCPVQFVKSYQTLAINRGEDEKILSVKVIVPDWFYNKLERFCLPLWGSSHWVRKGLQDAYNRLIKSWLSRQVRSDLTTAAEKEAIKTFTNNLEKYLLTEPIKNRRIAGLDPGFKAGCKVGIIDINGAMLEACTIYPNLRQQNKNDPAAKQLVDLLEKHGVELIGLGNGTACRETETWLKSHHISDGIPIIIVPEQGASIYSISKEAQKEHPNMDPNLISALSIARRVLDPLGELIKVDPKNLGVGLYQHDIPPKMLEAALDSAVEKVVSLVGVDINTASQAMLRRISGLNDGRAKKIISYREENGSFITRAEILKVSGIGKITYQQCVGFLKIVGGKEPLDSTIIHPESYGVAKLFAKKIGVDIKHLTRPNFPDLVERKILTIDITSLSKDLATDVSTLELIVTAFKQKSYEDNVITFCRPVYSVSVQSNEQLVTGTSLTGVVRNVVPFGCFVDCGVGDNGLIHKSQLGNYSPKLGDRVAVTVINTPEPKKLQLKLDKILD from the exons ATGGAAAAAGCAAAAAAGGTTGTACGCAAAAGAAAACTTGCTAATAATGAAGAAAgtgataatgttaaaaaaataccaaataagAAGACTAAGACCCTGAAAGAGCAGACAGCAAtagaagaatataataatgtagatGTTGAAGATGACAAAACCATAAAAAGTTTAGATAACGTGTGGAATGAAGCTGAAATGCTCTCTTGTAAAGAAAAACTGCCCAAACTGTTAGCagaaagatttattaaattattaactgaGGGCTGTACTTTACCATTCATTGCAAGATACCGCAAAGAAGCTATAGGGCATCTCCTACCTGACAG ACTACAAGAAATATTCGATAGTTATCAATGTATTAATCACTTTAAAAAGAAAGTTAAGTCTGTACtagaaactttaaaaaagtgCAAAAAACTAACACCTGAAGTTGAGAAGAGCATATTAAATGCAAGGAATTTATCAGAGCTTGATTTAGTG TACTCACCTCTCAAATCACATTCATTGTCACTTGCTGAAAGAGCTAGGAACCTCGGTATTGAGCCATATGCAATCAAAGCATTGAATGGTGAATACAttgatttacaattattatgcaATGGGAGTGATGAATTGTCTACTGTTGATAAAGTGGAAACTCACATTACTCATATTATTgctgatattatatataaggatACAAGAGTTCTAGAGGAAATGAGGAAATT AAAAgaagaaacaaaatttacattacaaagCAGCAGAACAAAAAGTTCTACAAAGGATACAAAGAAAGatgcaaacaaaaaatatgatactAAATCAGATCCAGACAcctataagttatattttgaatgGAAGTGTCCTGTACAATTTGTGAAGAGTTATCAAACATTGGCTATTAACAGAGGAGAAGATGAAAAGATATTGTCGGTTAAAGTTATTGTACCAGAttggttttataataaattagaaag gtTTTGTTTACCACTATGGGGTAGCAGCCATTGGGTCCGCAAAGGACTCCAAGATGCATACAATCGTCTGATAAAGTCTTGGCTGTCGAGACAAGTACGGTCAGACCTGACCACAGCTGCTGAAAAGGAGGCTATTAAAACCTTCACAAACAATTtggagaaatatttattaacagaaCCTATTAAAAATAGGAGAATAGCTGGCCTAGATCCTGGATTTAAAGCTGGGTGTAAG gtcggtattatagatataaatggCGCGATGTTAGAAGCGTGTACGATATACCCTAATTTGAGGCagcaaaacaaaaatgacCCGGCAGCTAAGCAGTTGGTAGATTTGCTCGAGAAACATGg AGTAGAATTAATAGGTTTGGGAAATGGTACAGCGTGTCGGGAAACAGAGACATGGTTGAAGAGCCATCACATATCTGATGGTATACCAATCATCATTGTACCGGAGCAGGGGGCATCTATATACTCCATTAGTAAGGAAGCTCAGAAG gAACATCCAAACATGGATCCGAACTTGATATCAGCTTTATCGATTGCAAGGAGAGTACTTGATCCTTTAGGAGAACTTATTAAG GTTGATCCAAAGAACCTTGGCGTAGGTTTGTACCAACACGACATACCTCCGAAAATGTTAGAAGCGGCCTTAGACAGTGCCGTTGAAAAGGTCGTTAGTTTGGTGGGAGTCGATATAAACACCGCTTCTCAAGCTATGCTTAG gcGAATATCCGGCCTAAATGACGGTAGagcgaaaaaaattatatcttacaGAGAAGAAAATGGTTCTTTCATTACACGTgctgaaattttaaaagtatccGGCATTGGAAAGATTACTTACCAGCAATGTGTTGGTTTTTTAAAGATCGTCGGTGGAAAAGAACCCTTGGATAGCACTATTATCCATCCAGAAAGCTATGGAGTGGCTAAATT ATTTGCTAAAAAAATCGGTGTGgatataaaacatttgacTCGACCGAATTTCCCGGATTTAGTAGAGAGAaaaattttgacaattgacattacATCACTCAGCAAGGACTTGGCCACAGATGTCAGTACACTGGAGTTAATTGTCACcgcttttaaacaaaaatcctACGAAGACAATGTTATTACATTCTGTAGACCTGTGTACTCTGTGTCAGTGCAAAGTAACGAACAGTTGGTTACGGGGACGTCTTTGACAG gtGTAGTACGAAATGTGGTACCGTTCGGCTGTTTTGTGGACTGTGGTGTCGGCGATAACGGCTTAATACATAAGAGTCAACTAGGAAATTATTCTCCCAAATTGGGCGATAGAGTGGCTGTCACCGTTATAAACACGCCGGAACCGaagaaattacaattaaaattggaTAAAATACTTGATTGA
- the LOC110995579 gene encoding cilia- and flagella-associated protein 65-like, whose product MQNTSLESIPDSRTVDFGCVPLDTKLEKFITIQNTSSKALTYRISNMYIQNNVDRVFKVAITTKPVECLSSAEVTVTFKPNVPGQSFTEYYLIDDILGNIYRLTVTGKCFGPDVKLNRRKLVFRICKNVTEQRTETLSIINKSSIDAPYQWLLPTTGQGYFQISTGDCGVIRAFETITATVTFSGMALGIYTAEIVCLVLNQEPLFLSVIAAVVLPGNPLYNINDHVFEKGWKRKRRSVHLMENSLNRPTHIPAASVYETYLDFGTGSVKDISLNISQTLCVTNHQLDDAYVTWLLDPDNVFLIDPLESIIPPNESRLFTIRFRPNYENEAYGFLLCGDCQHKVYSENSEVKIKHSWFRIPCVGNTLAPCTEWITEWDCPNEVVMPPTVPGRTSFANFMLSNKYDTPMQYKFEAPNETNYVLLPMCGIVQGRGWQIISVALEPKSFGQYCETWDVVINKYQKARLCLFGNAETSDVEVMSHGYNPATHAMFEFQPTITGCTNYCTAYLHNLTRMSVHMRILNSVSWLGADNNGTIVLSPKEILKYHWWFFPKKHDNVYETTVTCSCICLIDDRPVGEPTEIFIHISGFSELPDLRVLPKNLNLHDAVVGESVPFIITLYNYGSCYFTSKLYHVTDGMGDDYSGDKFEIDSSVNSLKPSNHCEVKMAVTANGAGPRQVDVKYTVLFRTEFDEVQEIQPITKTICIVWYDGIYPTIKIKRTISVKCPVILSNHCVWNIVNVKELNKALEDCRPNKTMNVNLYGPDLCLRPDPVEFIFVMGCVYNVPVPWSLKREKICDCEMVEVQVGISTYVMRHTCIHRPLVELTPDNGIVSPEYPELLRLKLYYTLEGKNTLCYVLRMPNQRILNIFIHIYTHSKSKGVLAPLRRNTENNEFLTILDCGRVPINNLDPVIRILWLYNPTDVFTTWRLLRGNTTSPDTVIRCLQYFAEVPPLDKLAIPFAFLPCEMIDYEMTFYCSFGYDIVKILVKGQGGLPNCIETRLDIPSYVEQKVRAAYADDVVYLSKDHITLPVLPTHSLSRDILAINNDTDHVLRFIWMPERIANIVNVVMTPWWGVLQPKTSEWITMTVYTLQEPATFTTTISCEILDLTERRRYQRNELLRRNKIEKCNQEFIITEEGTFHPGINDFPPYVLDLKKPQPIYLSFTVSVCSKGQRDGVPKMLIKEMWEKTPPYDLQSSDFNDYGFSGSGTSGNNMTVSDIIRIIDGILWDAMHCKMFKYHLKYYSKEDIPTYGHILKVMDSDSKPDLSRRVTSGICDAIVNKAVFHVYELNTKHEVSILEAE is encoded by the exons GCCCCGATGTTAAGTTAAACAGACGAAAACTTGTGTTTCGGATTTGTAAAAACGTGACGGAACAAAGGACAGAAACTCTAAGCATCATCAATAAGTCATCAATAGACGCGCCTTATCAATGGCTTCTACCAACGACTGGACAAGGATATTTTCaa ataTCAACGGGCGACTGCGGTGTGATTCGTGCATTCGAAACTATAACAGCGACCGTAACTTTTTCGGGTATGGCTCTCGGCATATACACAGCTGAGATTGTTTGTCTTGTTTTAAACCAG gaACCGTTATTTCTTAGCGTTATAGCTGCAGTGGTATTACCAGGAAACCCTCTATACAATATCAACGATCATGTCTTCGAAAAGGGTTGGAAACGGAAGCGTCGCTCTGTCCATCTGATGGAGAACAGCCTTAATCGCCCAACACATATACCAGCTGCATCGGTGTATGAGACATACTTAGATTTTGGTACTGGCAGTGTTAAGGACATATCTTTGAATATATCGCAGACTTTATGTGTGACGAATCATCAGCTAGATGATGCTTATGTGACGTGGCTTTTGG ACCCAGACAATGTCTTCTTAATCGATCCACTTGAATCCATTATTCCTCCCAATGAGTCTAGATTATTTACTATCAGATTCAG GCCAAATTACGAAAACGAAGCATACGGTTTTCTATTATGTGGAGATTGTCAACATAAAGTGTACAGCGAGAACTCGGAAGTTAAGATCAAGCATTCGTGGTTTAGGATTCCATGCGTGGGAAATACATTAGCACCCTGCACCGAGTGGATTACAGAGTGGGACTGTCCAAATGAA GTTGTGATGCCACCCACGGTGCCTGGGCGGACTTCGTTTGCGAATTTTATGCTgtcaaataaatatgacaCACCCATGCAATATAAGTTTGAGGCTCCAAACGAAAC AAACTACGTGTTGTTACCCATGTGCGGGATTGTACAAGGGCGAGGATGGCAAATTATATCAGTCGCTTTGGAACCGAAATCATTTGGCCAGTACTGCGAAACCTGGGATGTAGTGATtaacaaatatcaaaaa GCGCGTCTTTGTCTATTTGGAAACGCGGAAACCAGCGACGTGGAAGTAATGTCTCACGGCTATAATCCAGCAACGCACGCAATGTTTGAATTCCAGCCAACCATCACTGGCTGTACTAATTATTGCACGGCATATCTACATAATTTGACTAGGATGAGTGTTCA CATGCGCATCCTTAACAGCGTGTCTTGGTTGGGAGCAGACAACAATGGTACGATTGTGTTGTCTCCGAAGGAAATTCTTAAATACCATTGGTGGTTCTTCCCTAAGAAACACGATAATGTCTATGAAACGACGGTCACTTGTTCATGCATTTGTCTGATTGATGACAg GCCAGTGGGAGAGCCAACTGAAATATTCATACATATAAGTGGATTTTCAGAACTGCCTGATCTGAGG GTATTGCCAAAGAATCTGAATCTTCACGACGCAGTGGTTGGAGAGAGTGTACCGTTTATAATCACACTGTATAATTATGGTTCTTGTTATTTTACATCGAAGTTGTATCACGTGACAGATGGAATGGGGGATGATTATAGTGGCGacaaatttgaaattgattCCTCTGTT AATAGTTTAAAACCATCAAATCACTGTGAAGTGAAAATGGCGGTGACAGCCAACGGAGCGGGGCCAAGGCAAGTGGATGTAAAATACACAGTTCTATTTAGAACGGAATTTGACGAGGTGCAGGAGATACAACCGATTACGAAGACAATTTGTATTGTTTGGTACGACGGTATCTACCCGACCATAAAG ATAAAGCGAACAATTTCCGTAAAATGTCCGGTAATTTTAAGCAATCATTGCGTTTGGAACATTGTCAATGTCAAGGA ACTCAACAAAGCATTAGAGGACTGTCGACCTAATAAAACGATGAACGTGAATTTATACGGACCCGACCTGTGTCTTCGACCAGATCCAGTGGAATTCATTTTCGTAATGGGGTGCGTGTATAACGTTCCTGTTCCTTGGAGTTTGAAACGGGAGAAGATATGCGACTGTGAGATGGTGGAGGTCCAAGTTGGCATTTCCACATACGTCATGAGGCATACATGCATCCATAGACCGTTGGTGGAACTGACACCGGATAATGGTATTGTTTCG cCCGAATATCCTGAACTCTTACGTCTGAAGCTATATTATACCCTTGAAGGGAAGAATACACTATGTTATGTTCTAAGGATGCCAAATCAACGTATACTCAAtatattcatacatatatacactcATTCTAAGTCAAAGGGCGTTCTCGCGCCATTAAGACGGAATACAGAGAATAATGAATTTTTGACGATATTGGATTGTGGTAGAGTGCCTATTAATAATCTCGATCCAGTTATACGG attttatgGTTGTACAATCCGACGGACGTATTTACAACATGGCGACTTCTCCGAGGTAATACTACGTCACCCGATACAGTCATTCGATGCTTGCAATACTTTGCTGAAGTGCCTCCGCTGGATAAACTAGCCATTCCATTCGCCTTTTTGCCCTGCGAGATGATTGATTATGAG ATGACGTTCTACTGCTCGTTTGGATACGACATAGTCAAGATTCTTGTGAAAGGACAAGGCGGTCTTCCCAACTGCATAGAAACAAGACTAGATATACCCAGCTATGTTGAACAAAAGGTTCGCGCAGCGTATGCAGATGACGTT GTGTACTTATCCAAGGATCACATTACATTGCCAGTGTTGCCGACTCATTCACTATCTAGAGATATTTTAGCCATTAATAATGACACAGACCATGTATTACGATTTATTTGGATGCC CGAAAGAATTGCGAATATAGTCAACGTGGTAATGACACCGTGGTGGGGTGTTTTGCAGCCGAAAACCAGTGAGTGGATCACCATGACTGTATACACACTGCAAGAACCAGCGACATTTAC AACGACAATTTCTTGTGAAATTTTGGACTTAACTGAGCGAAGGCGCTATCAACGAAATGAATTGTTGAGgcgaaataaaattgaaaaatgtaaccaggaatttataataactgaGGAGGGGACGTTTCATCCT GGCATAAACGATTTTCCACCCTATGTGTTGGATTTGAAGAAGCCTCAACCGATATATTTATCCTTTACCGTGTCGGTGTGTTCCAAGGGTCAACGCGACGGGGTTCCTAAAATGCTTATTAAAGAAATGTGGGAAAAG ACACCTCCGTATGATTTGCAATCGTCGGATTTTAATGACTATGGTTTTTCCGGAAGCGGAACTAGCGGAAATAATATGACTGTGTCCGATATTATTCGAATTATTGATGGAATACTTTG GGATGCAATGCATTGTAAAATGTTCAAGTAccacttaaaatattactccAAGGAGGATATCCCGACTTACGGACATATTCTGAAAGTTATGGACAGTGATTCGAAGCCAGATTTGAGTAGAAG ggTTACTTCAGGAATATGTGATGCTATTGTTAACAAAGCAGTGTTTCATGTGTATGAACTCAACACGAAGCATGAAGTTTCTATCTTGGAAGCGGAATGA